A single region of the Streptomyces sp. NBC_01803 genome encodes:
- a CDS encoding DUF3151 domain-containing protein: MAIHENLLGGPPPTHLPDDPEPRELLAAGTAPGEVAAKYPGSSLAWAQLADDAFAEGRTVESYAFARTGYHRGLDALRRSGWRGQGPIPFEHEPNRGFLRALHALARAAQAIGEQAEYERCAQFLRDSSPTAADTLS, encoded by the coding sequence ATGGCCATTCACGAGAACCTCCTCGGGGGTCCGCCCCCGACCCACCTGCCCGACGACCCGGAGCCCCGCGAGCTGCTCGCGGCCGGCACCGCCCCCGGCGAGGTCGCGGCGAAGTACCCGGGGTCAAGCCTGGCCTGGGCGCAGCTCGCGGACGACGCCTTCGCGGAGGGCCGGACCGTCGAGTCCTACGCCTTCGCCCGCACGGGCTACCACCGCGGTCTGGACGCGCTGCGCCGCAGCGGCTGGCGCGGGCAGGGCCCGATCCCGTTCGAGCACGAGCCCAACCGCGGCTTCCTGCGCGCCCTGCACGCCCTGGCCCGGGCCGCTCAGGCCATCGGCGAGCAGGCGGAGTACGAGCGCTGCGCCCAGTTCCTGCGCGACAGCTCGCCCACCGCCGCCGACACGCTGTCCTAG
- the fbaA gene encoding class II fructose-bisphosphate aldolase, which translates to MPIATPEVYTEMLDRAKAGKFAYPAINVTSTQTLHAALRGFAEAESDGIVQISTGGAEFLGGQYSKDMVSGATALAEFAHVVAQKYPVNIALHTDHCPKDKLDGYVRPLIALSQERVARGENPLFQSHMWDGSAETLKHNLEIAEELLAQAAAAKIILEVEITPTGGEEDGVSHEINDELYTTVDDALRTAEALGLGEKGRYLLAASFGNVHGVYKPGNVVLRPELLKDLQEGVAAKYGRSAPFDFVFHGGSGSSREEIATALGNGVVKMNLDTDTQYAFTRPIADHMFRNYDGVLKVDGEVGSKKTYDPRSWGKLAETGMAERVTRACADLRSTGTKLK; encoded by the coding sequence CCGAGGTCTACACCGAGATGCTCGACCGGGCCAAGGCAGGCAAGTTCGCCTACCCGGCCATCAACGTCACCTCGACGCAGACCCTGCACGCCGCACTGCGCGGCTTCGCCGAGGCGGAGAGCGACGGTATCGTGCAGATTTCCACCGGCGGCGCCGAGTTCCTCGGCGGCCAGTACAGCAAGGACATGGTCTCCGGCGCGACGGCGCTGGCCGAGTTCGCCCATGTGGTGGCCCAGAAGTACCCGGTCAACATCGCGCTGCACACCGACCACTGTCCCAAGGACAAGCTGGACGGCTATGTCCGCCCGCTGATCGCCCTCTCCCAGGAGCGCGTCGCCCGGGGTGAGAACCCGCTCTTCCAGTCGCACATGTGGGACGGCTCCGCCGAGACGCTGAAGCACAACCTGGAGATCGCGGAGGAGCTGCTCGCCCAGGCCGCCGCCGCCAAGATCATCCTGGAGGTCGAGATCACCCCGACCGGCGGCGAGGAGGACGGCGTCAGCCACGAGATCAACGACGAGCTGTACACCACCGTCGACGACGCCCTGCGCACCGCCGAGGCGCTGGGTCTGGGCGAGAAGGGCCGGTACCTGCTGGCCGCCTCCTTCGGCAACGTGCATGGCGTCTACAAGCCGGGCAACGTCGTCCTCCGCCCCGAGCTGCTGAAGGACCTGCAGGAGGGCGTCGCCGCCAAGTACGGCCGGTCGGCCCCGTTCGACTTCGTTTTCCACGGCGGCTCCGGCTCCAGCCGGGAGGAGATCGCCACCGCGCTCGGCAACGGCGTGGTGAAGATGAACCTGGACACCGACACCCAGTACGCCTTCACCCGGCCCATCGCGGACCACATGTTCCGCAACTACGACGGCGTGCTGAAGGTGGACGGCGAGGTCGGCAGCAAGAAGACCTACGACCCCCGGAGCTGGGGCAAGCTCGCCGAGACCGGCATGGCGGAGCGCGTCACCAGGGCGTGCGCCGACCTGCGCTCCACCGGCACCAAGCTGAAGTAA